The following proteins come from a genomic window of Fusobacterium simiae:
- a CDS encoding glycosyltransferase family protein: MKKILFFSEVKLSPALIAKCSLLKRRNMDIYIYEGDKGDFYQNKGLIDVYKYLNLDEIKKVNGFIIYIYGIRILIEKFFLIYSLKKNNKIVIEVADLPLRYGKIKNFIYYIIFNFCIFVLSDKLVLTSEYFKKYLVKKPIYIFENLPSEESIKKFISIKSNTLKRSSKINIGYVGGLRYFEQLTLLIRYACKHKNINIHFYGEELNNKTKGKVKQIVKEEVKRYGDNNNIFQHGRFNYEEKIKEIYESLDIIYSMYDERQLNVKLALPNKLYESILSKKIILVSKNTKLYEEVKKYNIGFGLPSNLDDYNKFEEKLNDILKNLYSFNYDEIKVQKLLDKIERQKNDFENFLIGD; the protein is encoded by the coding sequence GGAGATAAAGGAGATTTCTATCAAAATAAGGGATTAATAGATGTATATAAATATTTGAATTTAGATGAAATTAAAAAAGTGAATGGTTTTATAATATATATATATGGAATAAGAATTTTAATAGAAAAATTTTTTTTGATTTATTCTTTAAAAAAAAATAATAAAATAGTTATAGAAGTAGCTGATTTACCATTAAGGTATGGAAAAATTAAAAATTTTATATATTACATAATTTTTAATTTTTGCATATTTGTTTTAAGTGATAAACTAGTTTTAACTTCAGAATATTTTAAAAAATATTTAGTAAAAAAACCAATATATATCTTTGAAAATCTTCCAAGTGAAGAAAGTATTAAAAAATTTATTTCAATAAAATCTAATACATTAAAGAGATCAAGTAAAATAAATATAGGATATGTAGGAGGATTACGCTATTTTGAACAACTAACTCTTTTAATAAGATATGCATGTAAACATAAAAATATAAATATTCATTTTTATGGTGAAGAATTAAACAATAAAACCAAAGGAAAAGTGAAACAAATAGTAAAAGAAGAAGTAAAAAGATATGGAGATAATAATAATATATTTCAACATGGAAGATTTAATTATGAAGAAAAAATAAAAGAAATTTATGAAAGTTTAGATATAATTTATTCAATGTATGATGAGAGGCAATTAAATGTTAAGCTCGCTTTACCAAATAAACTTTATGAGAGTATTTTGAGTAAAAAAATAATCTTAGTTAGTAAAAACACAAAGTTATATGAGGAAGTAAAGAAATATAATATAGGTTTTGGTCTTCCAAGTAATTTAGATGATTATAATAAATTTGAAGAAAAATTAAATGATATATTGAAAAATTTGTATTCTTTTAATTATGATGAAATTAAAGTACAAAAGCTTTTAGATAAAATTGAAAGGCAAAAAAATGATTTTGAAAACTTTTTAATAGGAGATTGA
- the wecB gene encoding non-hydrolyzing UDP-N-acetylglucosamine 2-epimerase, whose translation MKIGLIFGTRPEAIKMAPVYHQLKKNNITVKVILTGQHKEMLQQVLNLFQIESDYNLEIMKENQELSELTGRLIIELDKIIKKEKLDYILVQGDTTSAFVGALVAFYNKIPVGHIEAGLRTGDIYSPFPEEINRRLIGTIADIHFAPTEINVKNLKKEGISGNRIIKCGNTVIDSLKWIIKNKRELLKNIREKYNINNKKYILLTMHRRENWGKPMIEVLNAIKDYINKKEDLYVVFPMHLNPRVREIINKTLKNCKNKILLEPLEYLEFIAIMEKAYYIMTDSGGIQEEAPTLGKPTLVLRDTTERPEAIEAGTAKLVGTCYKNILKYMELLEGKLYQDMLKVGNPYGDGKTSERIRAYLQKIESEGKI comes from the coding sequence ATGAAAATAGGTTTAATATTTGGAACTAGACCAGAGGCTATAAAAATGGCTCCAGTTTATCATCAGCTAAAAAAAAATAATATTACTGTAAAGGTCATTTTAACTGGTCAACATAAAGAAATGTTACAACAAGTTCTTAATCTATTTCAAATTGAATCAGATTATAATCTTGAAATAATGAAAGAAAATCAAGAACTCTCAGAACTAACAGGAAGATTAATAATAGAACTTGATAAAATTATAAAAAAAGAAAAACTTGATTATATTCTTGTACAAGGTGATACAACTTCCGCTTTTGTTGGGGCACTAGTAGCATTTTATAATAAAATCCCAGTAGGTCATATTGAGGCAGGTCTTAGAACAGGTGATATCTATTCACCATTTCCTGAAGAAATAAATAGGAGATTAATTGGGACTATAGCAGATATTCATTTTGCACCAACAGAAATAAATGTAAAAAATTTAAAAAAGGAAGGAATTTCTGGTAATAGAATAATAAAATGTGGGAACACAGTTATAGATAGTCTAAAATGGATAATAAAAAATAAAAGAGAATTATTAAAAAATATCAGAGAAAAATACAATATTAACAATAAGAAATATATTTTATTAACAATGCATAGAAGAGAAAATTGGGGAAAACCAATGATAGAAGTCCTTAATGCTATAAAAGATTATATTAATAAAAAAGAAGATTTATATGTGGTTTTTCCTATGCACCTTAATCCAAGAGTGAGAGAAATTATAAATAAAACCTTGAAAAACTGTAAAAATAAAATATTATTAGAGCCTTTAGAGTATTTAGAATTTATTGCCATAATGGAAAAAGCATATTATATAATGACAGATTCAGGAGGTATCCAAGAAGAGGCTCCTACTTTAGGAAAGCCAACATTAGTGTTGAGAGATACAACTGAAAGACCAGAAGCAATTGAGGCAGGAACAGCAAAATTGGTAGGAACATGTTATAAAAATATATTAAAATATATGGAATTATTAGAAGGAAAGTTATATCAGGATATGTTAAAGGTAGGGAATCCATATGGTGATGGAAAAACTTCTGAAAGAATAAGAGCCTATTTACAAAAAATAGAAAGTGAAGGGAAAATATGA
- a CDS encoding O-antigen polymerase → MDFYLVGPIFIFSYLENKLYKTGMTPLFVFLFPLTIAIILAELLDNSLNLKEYKILIFNVSLIWFSLGVLIRLFFLLFPIKQKKIDIKKFPKLFYYIQILVLIPLLITTIKAIFLLGITNIKGKARGIFAHIYILFSTFYLIPFYMNKKKFKKVYFIMTIVALLLHPKYETFLFLLPLFFYQTYKSRKIFKFKVFIISLSLILLMFIIFFLTYYLNFKINKLDYEFSDFLSFLIKHIQYYFLSPIYIGEYLLKYEKYGNPEVVVAPFLNIINWVQGDRNYIDTTLTFIDYLGIHSNVGGLIPELIYSIGKSGMYIFVTILAIYSYIVENLLLRNEIWIFTSLILKATLFLCFFSNVFSVLGYVERILGTMLITIFIIIYQIYQKSEYSKKHKKLK, encoded by the coding sequence ATGGATTTTTATTTAGTTGGACCTATATTTATTTTTTCTTATCTAGAAAATAAACTTTATAAAACAGGGATGACTCCTCTTTTTGTATTTCTTTTCCCATTAACTATTGCAATTATTTTAGCTGAACTACTTGACAATAGTTTAAATTTAAAAGAATATAAGATTTTAATTTTTAATGTTTCTTTAATTTGGTTTTCTTTAGGAGTGTTAATAAGATTATTTTTTTTATTATTTCCTATTAAACAAAAGAAAATTGATATTAAAAAATTTCCTAAATTATTTTATTATATTCAAATTTTAGTACTTATTCCATTATTAATAACAACAATTAAAGCTATTTTTCTTTTAGGAATTACAAATATAAAGGGAAAAGCAAGAGGAATATTTGCACATATATATATATTATTCAGTACCTTTTATTTGATACCATTTTATATGAATAAGAAAAAATTTAAAAAGGTTTATTTTATAATGACTATAGTGGCACTTTTATTACATCCTAAATATGAAACATTCTTATTTTTATTGCCATTATTTTTTTATCAAACATATAAAAGTAGAAAAATATTTAAATTTAAAGTCTTTATAATATCACTATCGTTAATATTATTAATGTTTATAATATTCTTCTTGACTTATTATCTAAATTTTAAGATAAATAAACTAGATTATGAATTTAGTGATTTTTTATCTTTTTTAATAAAGCATATACAATATTATTTTTTATCTCCTATATATATAGGAGAATATCTTTTAAAATATGAAAAATATGGAAATCCAGAAGTAGTAGTAGCTCCTTTTTTGAATATTATTAACTGGGTACAAGGAGATAGGAATTATATTGATACTACTTTAACTTTTATAGATTATTTAGGAATTCATAGTAATGTAGGGGGGCTTATACCTGAATTAATATATTCAATAGGAAAAAGTGGAATGTATATTTTTGTCACTATTCTAGCTATATATTCATATATAGTTGAAAATTTATTATTAAGAAATGAAATATGGATTTTTACAAGTTTAATATTAAAAGCTACTTTATTTTTATGTTTTTTCAGTAATGTTTTTTCTGTATTAGGATATGTTGAAAGAATACTAGGAACGATGCTTATTACAATTTTTATAATTATATATCAAATATATCAAAAATCAGAATATAGTAAAAAACATAAAAAACTAAAATAA
- the rfbA gene encoding glucose-1-phosphate thymidylyltransferase RfbA: protein MKGIILAGGSGTRLYPITKAISKQITPIYDKPMIYYPLSVLMLAGIREILIISTPRDVLVFEELLEDGRDFGLNLFYAVQESPNGLAEAFLIGEEFIGNDSCALVLGDNIFYGHGFTGMLKEASSKKNGATIFGYYVNNPKDFGVIEFDENGKAISLEEKPEKPKSNYAIPGLYFYDNTVVEKAKKIKPSKRGELEITTLNEIYLKENNLNVVSLGRGMAWLDTGTHDALLEASNFVKTIQSRQGVMVACPEEIAYRNGWIDDNKIRELAKPLLKSEYGKYLLNLIK from the coding sequence ATGAAAGGAATAATATTAGCGGGGGGAAGTGGAACAAGACTTTATCCAATAACTAAAGCTATATCAAAACAAATAACACCAATATATGATAAACCTATGATTTACTATCCTTTATCTGTATTAATGTTAGCAGGTATTAGAGAAATATTAATTATTTCAACTCCTAGAGATGTTTTAGTATTTGAGGAATTATTAGAGGATGGAAGAGATTTTGGTTTAAATTTATTTTATGCAGTTCAAGAAAGTCCAAATGGATTAGCGGAAGCATTTTTAATTGGAGAAGAATTTATTGGAAATGATTCATGTGCTTTAGTATTAGGAGATAATATTTTTTATGGACATGGGTTTACAGGAATGTTAAAAGAAGCTTCATCTAAGAAAAATGGGGCAACAATATTTGGTTATTATGTGAATAATCCAAAAGATTTTGGAGTTATAGAATTTGATGAAAATGGAAAAGCTATTTCATTAGAAGAAAAACCTGAAAAACCTAAGTCTAATTATGCAATACCAGGTTTATATTTTTATGATAATACAGTTGTAGAAAAAGCTAAAAAAATAAAACCTTCTAAACGAGGAGAATTAGAGATAACAACTCTTAATGAGATATATTTAAAAGAAAATAACTTAAATGTAGTTAGTTTAGGAAGAGGAATGGCTTGGTTAGATACAGGAACTCATGATGCTCTATTAGAAGCATCAAATTTTGTAAAAACAATACAGTCAAGGCAAGGAGTTATGGTTGCCTGTCCTGAGGAAATAGCATATAGAAATGGTTGGATAGATGATAATAAAATTAGAGAATTAGCAAAACCATTACTAAAATCTGAATATGGAAAGTATTTACTTAATCTTATAAAGTAG
- a CDS encoding flippase, whose translation MQVKTIKLNFILNLIRLFLGTAFVVIITPYITRVLGPENLGKIEYVNSIIAYFMLFTVLGIPSYGIRETAKYRDSKKKLTRVVVELLIIIFITTIIGYVVLFAFIYFNKNFFDIRDILLVMSINIICNNIGFEWFYQGIENQLYITKRFILIRVLTLITLFLFVKSKNDYLIYAFILVMMQSGSNILNFINLRKYINLKKIKFSDMEIQKHIKPILIIFSATVATTIYLQLDSVMIGNVSKEAVGIYIVPNRLIRMMLVVITALGSVLLPRITNCLKNKDYKNYNICMNNSLNYIFFISIPIAVSTFLLADNIINVMAGSQFKESVLTMKILSPILFTIGIAYFLGFQLLYPLGLEKYYTYSVIVAAVVNFIFNYLMIPKYLQNGAAVGTVIAEAIGPLIMLFFARKYLKRIEFFSKKRLKYFIATFIMSLVIIFIKRLEASSAKTIVFSFILGGITYIVTLLLLKEEICSEGIKILKKRFNKRLFIK comes from the coding sequence ATGCAAGTAAAAACTATAAAATTAAATTTTATTTTAAATTTAATAAGATTATTTTTAGGAACAGCCTTTGTGGTCATAATAACACCATATATCACAAGAGTTCTAGGACCAGAAAATTTAGGGAAGATTGAATATGTAAACTCTATAATTGCATATTTTATGCTATTTACAGTTTTGGGAATCCCTAGTTATGGAATTAGAGAAACTGCAAAATATAGGGATAGCAAAAAGAAATTGACTAGAGTTGTAGTAGAACTGCTGATAATAATTTTTATAACAACTATAATAGGTTATGTGGTTCTATTTGCTTTTATATATTTTAATAAAAACTTTTTTGACATAAGAGATATTTTATTAGTTATGAGTATAAATATAATATGCAATAATATAGGTTTTGAATGGTTTTATCAGGGAATTGAAAATCAATTATATATTACTAAAAGATTTATTTTAATAAGAGTTTTAACTTTAATTACTTTATTTTTATTTGTAAAAAGTAAAAATGATTATTTAATATATGCTTTTATATTAGTAATGATGCAAAGTGGCTCTAATATCTTAAATTTTATAAATTTAAGAAAATATATTAATTTAAAAAAAATAAAATTTTCAGATATGGAAATACAGAAACATATAAAACCAATTTTAATTATTTTTTCAGCAACAGTAGCAACAACAATATATTTACAATTAGATTCAGTTATGATAGGAAATGTAAGTAAAGAAGCTGTTGGTATATATATAGTACCAAATAGGTTAATAAGGATGATGTTAGTTGTTATTACAGCTTTGGGAAGTGTACTTCTTCCAAGAATAACAAATTGTCTAAAAAACAAAGATTATAAAAATTACAATATCTGTATGAATAACTCGTTGAATTATATATTTTTTATATCAATTCCAATTGCAGTAAGTACTTTTTTATTAGCTGACAATATTATTAATGTAATGGCTGGTTCACAATTTAAAGAATCTGTATTAACTATGAAGATATTATCCCCTATATTATTTACAATAGGGATAGCTTATTTTTTAGGATTTCAATTACTTTATCCATTAGGTCTTGAAAAATATTATACTTATTCTGTTATTGTTGCAGCAGTAGTTAATTTTATATTTAATTATTTAATGATACCTAAGTATTTACAGAATGGAGCTGCTGTTGGTACAGTAATTGCAGAGGCAATAGGTCCTTTAATTATGTTATTTTTTGCTAGAAAATATTTAAAAAGAATAGAATTTTTTTCAAAAAAAAGGTTAAAATATTTTATAGCCACATTTATAATGAGTTTGGTTATTATTTTTATAAAAAGACTTGAAGCTAGTTCTGCAAAAACTATTGTGTTTTCTTTTATTTTAGGAGGGATAACTTATATTGTGACATTATTACTTTTAAAAGAAGAAATTTGTAGTGAAGGTATTAAAATCTTAAAGAAAAGATTTAACAAAAGGTTGTTTATCAAATAG
- a CDS encoding dTDP-glucose 4,6-dehydratase, whose protein sequence is MKTYLITGAAGFIGANFLKYILKKHEDIKVIVVDSLTYAGNLGTIKEELKDSRVKFEKVDIRNRKEIERIFSENKVDYVVNFAAESHVDRSIENPQIFLETNILGTQNLLDNAKKSWTISKDENGYPVYREGVKYLQVSTDEVYGSLSKDYDEPIDLIIDDEDVKKVVKNRKNLKTYGDKFFTEENPVDPRSPYSASKTGADHIVIAYGETYKLPINITRCSNNYGPYHFPEKLIPLMIKNILEGKKLPVYGKGDNVRDWLYVEDHCKGIDLVLREAKLREIYNIGGLNEEKNINIVKLIIDILKEEITNNDEYRKVLKTDISNINYDLITYVQDRLGHDMRYAINPSKIAKDLSWYPETDFETGIRKTVKWYLENQDWVNEVVSGDYQKYYDRMYGNR, encoded by the coding sequence ATGAAAACATATCTAATAACAGGAGCAGCAGGTTTTATAGGAGCAAATTTTTTAAAATATATCTTAAAGAAACATGAAGATATAAAAGTAATTGTTGTAGATTCATTGACTTATGCAGGGAATCTAGGAACAATAAAAGAAGAGTTAAAAGATAGTAGAGTTAAGTTTGAAAAAGTAGATATTAGAAATAGAAAAGAAATAGAAAGAATATTTTCTGAAAATAAAGTAGACTATGTTGTTAATTTCGCAGCAGAATCTCATGTAGATAGATCTATTGAAAATCCACAAATATTCTTAGAAACTAATATATTAGGAACTCAAAACTTATTAGATAATGCTAAGAAATCTTGGACAATATCAAAAGATGAAAATGGCTATCCAGTATATAGAGAAGGAGTAAAATACCTACAAGTATCAACTGATGAAGTATATGGAAGTTTATCAAAAGATTATGATGAACCGATAGACCTTATAATAGATGATGAAGATGTAAAAAAGGTTGTTAAAAATAGAAAAAATTTAAAAACTTATGGAGATAAATTCTTTACAGAAGAAAATCCAGTAGACCCAAGAAGTCCATATTCAGCTTCTAAAACGGGAGCAGATCATATAGTAATAGCTTATGGAGAAACATATAAATTACCAATTAATATAACAAGGTGTTCAAATAATTATGGACCTTATCATTTTCCTGAAAAATTAATACCTTTGATGATAAAGAATATTTTAGAGGGTAAAAAACTTCCAGTTTATGGAAAGGGAGATAATGTAAGAGATTGGTTATATGTTGAAGATCATTGTAAAGGAATAGATTTAGTTTTAAGAGAAGCTAAACTGAGAGAAATATATAATATTGGTGGCTTAAATGAAGAAAAAAATATAAATATAGTTAAATTAATAATTGATATATTAAAAGAAGAAATTACAAATAATGATGAGTATAGGAAAGTTTTAAAAACAGATATATCAAATATTAACTATGATTTAATAACTTATGTTCAAGATAGACTAGGACATGATATGAGATATGCAATAAATCCAAGTAAGATAGCAAAGGATTTAAGCTGGTATCCAGAAACAGATTTTGAAACTGGAATAAGAAAGACTGTTAAATGGTATTTAGAAAATCAAGACTGGGTTAATGAAGTAGTATCAGGAGATTATCAAAAATACTATGATAGAATGTATGGAAATAGATAG
- a CDS encoding MBOAT family O-acyltransferase, which translates to MLFTTNIFLFLFFPFCILGYFILNYFNKIKLNNLYLILASLFFYAWASIDMALYFIIFIIYVYLASHLLENSENDRQRKIRLISILISLVGILIYIKYFNFFILNLNFIFSLELTQKNIIIPLGISFIIFESISYILDVYWKKAKATTLLDVALFLSFFPKVISGPIVLYRDFSCQIKNREVSLELFSTGIERIMIGFAKKAIIADTLGITVSSIIDNLKYGIDNITAIGGMLCYTLQLYYDFSGYSDIAIGISNCFGFKIKENFNFPYISESITEFWRRWHISLGTWFREYLYIPLGGNKKGNVYLNLFIVFLITGIWHGARWNYIIWGGVHGFFIILERYLNKNTIWYNNIPIFFKRIFTFLIVSFSWIIFMLPKWSMVKKYYISIFTITKENIDFTYRYYFDNRVVTLIIIGLIGAIFCKEIKNEKIRMLIYSVLFVLAIVFMVNSTYSPFLYFQF; encoded by the coding sequence ATGTTATTTACAACTAATATATTTTTGTTTTTATTTTTTCCATTTTGTATACTGGGCTATTTCATTTTAAACTATTTTAATAAAATAAAATTAAATAATCTATATTTAATCTTAGCAAGCTTATTTTTCTATGCTTGGGCTTCAATAGATATGGCATTATATTTTATTATATTTATTATTTATGTTTATCTAGCTTCACATTTATTAGAAAATTCTGAAAATGATAGACAACGGAAGATAAGGTTAATTTCAATTCTAATATCACTTGTAGGAATATTAATTTATATCAAATATTTTAATTTTTTTATACTTAATTTAAATTTTATTTTTAGTTTAGAATTAACTCAAAAAAATATAATTATTCCTTTAGGAATATCTTTTATTATATTTGAATCTATTTCATATATATTGGATGTATATTGGAAAAAAGCTAAAGCTACCACTTTGTTAGATGTAGCATTATTTCTTTCATTTTTTCCAAAGGTAATTTCAGGTCCTATTGTATTATATAGAGATTTTTCATGCCAAATAAAAAATAGAGAAGTTTCTTTAGAATTATTTAGCACTGGGATAGAAAGAATCATGATAGGTTTTGCTAAAAAAGCAATTATAGCAGATACTTTAGGAATTACTGTTTCTAGTATAATAGATAATCTTAAATATGGCATTGATAATATAACAGCAATAGGAGGGATGTTATGTTATACTTTGCAGTTATATTATGATTTTTCAGGTTATTCAGATATAGCGATTGGAATTAGTAATTGTTTTGGTTTTAAAATAAAAGAAAATTTTAATTTTCCTTATATTTCTGAATCAATAACAGAATTCTGGAGAAGATGGCACATTTCTTTAGGTACATGGTTTCGTGAATATTTGTATATACCATTGGGTGGAAATAAAAAAGGAAATGTTTATTTAAATTTATTTATAGTATTTTTAATAACAGGAATTTGGCATGGAGCAAGATGGAACTATATAATATGGGGAGGTGTACATGGATTTTTTATTATATTAGAACGTTATTTAAATAAAAATACAATTTGGTATAATAATATTCCTATATTTTTTAAAAGAATATTTACTTTTTTAATTGTTTCATTTTCCTGGATAATTTTTATGTTACCTAAATGGTCAATGGTAAAAAAATATTATATTTCTATATTTACTATCACAAAAGAAAATATAGATTTTACATATCGTTATTATTTTGATAATAGAGTGGTAACATTAATTATTATTGGACTTATAGGTGCTATTTTTTGTAAAGAAATAAAGAATGAAAAAATTAGGATGTTAATTTATTCTGTTTTATTTGTATTAGCAATAGTATTTATGGTAAATTCTACATATAGTCCATTTTTATATTTTCAATTTTAA
- a CDS encoding alginate O-acetyltransferase AlgX-related protein, translated as MKQLRKMFIIFFMTLLFLPIIFFNWKDDYISTIDNRALKKFPKKENLAGSDITDYIQNYINDRIGGREKIINLYINLNDKIFNLMEHPTYTYGKEGYIFFKMKRNIEYQEYHRKFAETIKQIQTYCEERGVSFYLVFNPEKKYVYSEYLPKGVNYNREWVNRFMIDLKELGVNFIDNSDFLKEKAKKDFVFNKKYDAGHWNDLGAFLGMNNVYEKIYQKNPKILLLSEDQYNKLSKLEGSLPVAYFKINEEVPNWELKVNYEDISEQYINEVKRNSSFPYFNYYRNLSQEAKGSLKLLMFQGSYLNSRGKFVIPAVKEYIGIHNYQNVLDIPYYFNIFKPDLIVFEVAEYTLLDPYFSYEKMNKLDLPPFLDEYKKSKAKLNTDIDSFNYDFNFQIEHGDKLSKIIISGLPKEAKYLYLSSKNKIYDFMKGENETHELSILNEVLEENKEFEIYYITDKEQIYKFLVRLD; from the coding sequence ATGAAACAATTAAGAAAAATGTTTATAATATTTTTCATGACATTACTTTTTCTTCCTATAATATTTTTTAATTGGAAAGATGACTATATTTCAACAATAGATAATAGAGCATTAAAAAAGTTTCCTAAAAAAGAGAATTTAGCTGGAAGTGATATAACAGATTATATTCAAAATTATATAAATGATAGAATTGGTGGAAGAGAAAAAATAATTAATTTATATATCAATTTAAATGATAAAATTTTTAATTTAATGGAGCATCCTACATATACCTATGGAAAAGAAGGATATATATTTTTTAAAATGAAAAGAAATATTGAATATCAGGAATATCATAGAAAGTTTGCAGAAACAATAAAACAAATACAAACATATTGTGAAGAAAGGGGGGTTTCTTTTTACTTGGTCTTTAACCCTGAGAAGAAATATGTTTACTCTGAATACTTACCTAAAGGTGTAAATTATAATAGGGAATGGGTAAATAGATTTATGATAGACTTAAAAGAATTAGGTGTTAATTTTATAGATAATTCAGACTTTTTAAAAGAAAAAGCAAAAAAGGACTTTGTATTTAATAAAAAATATGATGCAGGGCATTGGAATGATTTAGGAGCATTCTTAGGAATGAATAATGTTTACGAAAAAATATATCAAAAAAATCCAAAGATTTTGTTGTTATCAGAAGATCAGTACAATAAGCTTTCTAAATTAGAAGGCTCTCTTCCAGTTGCATATTTTAAGATTAATGAAGAGGTTCCTAATTGGGAGTTAAAAGTAAATTATGAAGATATTTCTGAGCAATATATAAATGAAGTAAAAAGAAATAGTTCATTTCCATATTTTAATTATTATAGAAATTTAAGTCAAGAAGCTAAGGGTTCTTTAAAATTATTAATGTTTCAAGGAAGTTACTTAAATAGTAGAGGAAAGTTTGTAATTCCTGCTGTAAAAGAATACATAGGTATACATAATTATCAAAATGTTTTGGATATTCCGTATTATTTTAATATTTTTAAACCAGATTTAATTGTATTTGAAGTAGCAGAATATACACTTTTAGATCCATATTTTAGTTATGAAAAAATGAATAAATTAGATCTTCCACCATTTTTAGATGAATATAAAAAAAGTAAAGCAAAATTAAATACCGATATTGATAGTTTTAATTATGATTTTAACTTTCAAATAGAACATGGAGATAAGCTAAGTAAAATAATAATATCAGGTTTGCCAAAAGAAGCTAAATATCTATATCTATCTTCTAAAAATAAGATATATGATTTTATGAAAGGAGAAAATGAAACACACGAATTATCTATTTTAAATGAAGTTTTAGAGGAAAATAAAGAATTTGAAATATATTATATAACAGATAAAGAACAAATATATAAATTTTTAGTTAGATTAGATTGA
- the trhA gene encoding PAQR family membrane homeostasis protein TrhA, with the protein MRLNRRLTFSEELANTITHGVMAAATLVLLPIGSLWGYFHGGYAAATGISIFIMSLLLMFLSSTLYHAMNHNSKHKAIFRILDHIFIYVAIAGSYTPVALVIVGGWKGILIVVIQWVIVLVGILYKSLATKAMPKLSLTLYLVMGWIAIFFFPTLVRKANTVFLVLLILGGIMYSIGAYFFAHDYKKYYHTIWHLFINIAAILHLIGIGFFLYRK; encoded by the coding sequence ATGAGATTAAATAGAAGATTAACATTTTCAGAAGAACTTGCAAATACTATAACTCATGGAGTTATGGCAGCAGCTACTTTGGTATTATTACCTATTGGAAGTTTATGGGGTTACTTCCATGGAGGTTATGCCGCAGCCACAGGTATTAGTATTTTCATAATGTCTTTGCTTTTAATGTTTTTAAGTTCAACACTTTACCATGCTATGAATCACAATAGTAAACATAAGGCAATTTTTAGAATTTTAGACCATATTTTCATATATGTTGCTATTGCAGGTAGTTATACACCTGTGGCTTTAGTCATAGTTGGCGGGTGGAAAGGAATCTTAATTGTTGTTATACAATGGGTAATTGTGTTAGTTGGGATATTATATAAATCCCTTGCAACAAAAGCTATGCCAAAATTAAGTTTGACCTTATATTTAGTTATGGGTTGGATAGCAATATTTTTCTTTCCTACACTTGTTAGAAAAGCAAATACAGTCTTTCTTGTATTACTTATTTTAGGTGGTATTATGTACTCAATAGGAGCCTATTTCTTTGCTCATGACTATAAAAAATATTATCATACAATATGGCATTTATTTATAAATATTGCTGCTATTTTACATCTAATAGGAATAGGATTTTTCTTATATAGAAAATAA
- a CDS encoding acyl-CoA thioesterase, whose protein sequence is MFKFNYTIKQEDLNYGNHVGNERALLFFQWARESFLRQNNLSETNIGDGSGFIQIEATVQYKKQLFLDQKIEVRIAKIEIKGLKIIFVYEIYSGEDLTITGTATVLAYNYEEQKVKKVPASFKELIEKYIEKDIITN, encoded by the coding sequence ATGTTTAAATTTAATTATACTATTAAACAAGAAGATTTAAACTATGGAAATCATGTAGGGAATGAAAGAGCCTTATTATTTTTTCAATGGGCAAGAGAATCTTTTTTAAGACAAAATAATTTAAGTGAAACTAATATTGGAGATGGCAGTGGTTTTATTCAAATTGAAGCTACTGTTCAATACAAAAAGCAATTATTTTTAGATCAAAAAATAGAAGTTAGAATAGCAAAAATAGAAATAAAAGGTTTAAAAATAATTTTTGTATATGAAATATATAGTGGAGAAGATTTAACCATAACAGGGACTGCAACAGTTTTAGCATATAACTATGAGGAACAAAAAGTTAAAAAAGTTCCTGCTAGTTTTAAAGAATTAATTGAAAAATATATTGAAAAAGATATAATTACAAATTAA